Proteins encoded within one genomic window of Candidatus Methylacidiphilales bacterium:
- the bioD gene encoding dethiobiotin synthase — translation MALNGFFITGTDTGVGKTWFTAGLTRALRMRGLPALGLKPILCGERTDAEMLAAANNETLTLNEINPVWWKPPVAPYTAAVIEDRPFDFAPIRETLARLAATHPGPFLIEAVGGWLVPITREISVREWAQELGLPVLVVCRAALGTLNHTRLTVESIRSSGLPLTGLVMNAHGTAEDDLAAQTNPAILEDLTNLPVWSVHDESDLAAPPPWIFPRSPS, via the coding sequence ATGGCCCTGAACGGATTTTTCATCACCGGCACCGACACCGGTGTGGGCAAGACCTGGTTCACCGCGGGCCTGACGCGGGCCCTGCGCATGCGCGGGCTTCCCGCACTTGGCCTGAAGCCCATCCTCTGTGGCGAGCGCACCGACGCCGAAATGCTGGCCGCAGCCAACAACGAAACACTCACCCTGAACGAAATCAACCCGGTGTGGTGGAAACCTCCGGTCGCCCCCTACACCGCCGCGGTCATCGAGGACCGCCCCTTCGACTTCGCTCCCATCCGCGAAACCCTGGCCAGACTGGCCGCCACCCATCCGGGCCCCTTCCTCATCGAGGCGGTGGGTGGATGGTTGGTGCCCATCACCCGTGAGATTTCCGTGCGGGAATGGGCCCAAGAACTTGGCCTGCCCGTCCTGGTCGTCTGCCGCGCCGCTTTGGGCACGCTCAACCACACCCGGCTCACGGTGGAAAGCATCCGGTCCTCCGGCCTCCCCCTTACAGGACTGGTCATGAACGCACATGGAACCGCGGAGGACGATCTGGCCGCACAGACCAACCCTGCCATCCTCGAGGATCTGACCAACCTCCCGGTCTGGAGTGTGCACGATGAATCCGACCTGGCCGCCCCCCCTCCTTGGATCTTTCCCCGATCCCCATCCTGA
- a CDS encoding DUF1559 domain-containing protein: protein MHPNRSHLDACRGFTLVELLVVLGVLAILISWGLGTVRGGMEKARAVTCLNTMRQVGTAVQMYGADHDNRLPNTSHRRASDGSSLSWTVTLKDYLGSDFSPRCPCNSESPAVATYGWNDCLTDTAGEGIPASRCRTPSATFLLAESADNYTAEHFHFSEVRTRVTYSLFQRSVAVDRHGKNAHYLFVDGHVEALTPDQIKTRLNANPTSDNPLIKP, encoded by the coding sequence ATGCACCCGAACCGTTCCCATCTCGACGCCTGCCGCGGTTTCACCCTGGTGGAACTGCTGGTCGTACTCGGCGTTCTGGCAATCCTGATCTCCTGGGGCTTGGGGACGGTTAGGGGAGGCATGGAAAAAGCCCGGGCTGTCACCTGCCTCAACACCATGAGGCAGGTGGGCACGGCCGTGCAGATGTATGGTGCCGACCACGACAACCGCCTGCCGAATACCAGTCATCGACGGGCTTCCGACGGCAGTTCCCTCTCCTGGACAGTCACACTGAAAGACTACCTTGGCAGTGACTTTTCCCCCCGCTGCCCCTGCAACTCCGAATCGCCCGCCGTAGCCACTTACGGTTGGAATGACTGTTTGACCGATACGGCGGGCGAGGGCATCCCGGCCAGCCGCTGCCGAACCCCGTCTGCCACTTTTTTGCTGGCCGAATCAGCCGACAACTACACGGCGGAACACTTCCATTTTTCCGAAGTTCGTACCCGGGTGACTTACAGCCTTTTCCAAAGGTCCGTTGCCGTCGACCGCCATGGAAAGAACGCCCACTATCTGTTTGTTGACGGCCACGTCGAGGCCCTCACACCCGACCAGATCAAAACACGCCTCAATGCCAACCCCACCTCCGACAACCCCCTGATCAAGCCATGA